Genomic DNA from Nonomuraea rubra:
CCTGGCCCTGTCGGGCACCACCAACGGGCACCTGGCCGCGCAGGGGTTCACCACGCTGGGCCGGCGTACCGGGACGTCGTTCGACGGCCTGGCCGACGAGCACAGGCAGATCACCTTCGCCGACACCCAGGCCCGGCCGGTGCCGGTGATCACCTCACCGGAATGGTCGGGCAGCGAAAGCGGCGGGCGCCGCTATTCGGCCTTCACCATCAACGTCGAGCACCGCAAACCCTGGCACACCCTCACCGGTCGCCAGCACTTCTACCTCGACCACGACTGGATCCACGAGGCGGGCGAGGCGCTGCCGGTCTACCGGCCACCGCTGAACATGACCGCGATGTTCGGCGAGCCCGGCGTAGGAGAGTCCGGCGAGAACGGCATCACGGTGCGTTATCTCACCCCGCATTCCAAGTGGTCCATCCACTCCGAATACCAGGACAACCTGCTCATGCTCACCCTGTCACGCGGCGGCCCGACCATCTGGATGAGCCCGGCCGACGCCGCCAGAGCGAAGATCGCCGACAACGACTGGGTGGAGGCCGTCAACCGCAACGGCGTCGTGGTGGCCCGCGCCATCGTCTCGCACCGCATGCCCGCGGGCACGGTGTACATGTACCACGCCCAGGAGCGGGTGGTGGACGTGCCCAAGAGCGAGACCTCGGGCCTGCGGGGCGGTATCCACAATTCCCTCACCCGGCTCCTGGTCAAACCCACCCACCTGATCGGCGGCTACGCCCAGCTGAGCTTCGCCTTCAACTACCTGGGCCCCACCGGGAACCAGCGCGACGAGATCACCGTGATCCGCCGCCGCAGCCAGGAGGTCGACTACTGATGCGTGTCATGGCGCAGCTGGCCATGGTGATGAACCTGGACAAGTGCATCGGCTGCCACACCTGCTCGGTCACCTGCAAGCAGGCCTGGACCAACCGGGCCGGCACCGAGTACGTCTGGTTCAACAACGTCGAGACCCGCCCCGGCCAGGGCTACCCCCGCACCTACCAGGACCAGGACCGATGGAAGGGCGGCTGGGAGCTCAACCGGCGAGGCCGGCTGCGCCTGAAGGCCGGCGGCCGGCTCAAGAAACTCTTCTCGATCTTCGCCAACCCGCTCATGCCGGCCATCCAGGACTACTACGAGCCCTGGACCTACGACTACGACCAGCTCTTCTCCGCTCCCATGCAGGCCGACACCCCGGTCGCGCGGCCCCGCTCGCTCATCACCGGCGAACCCACCAAGATCAGCTGGAGCGCCAACTGGGACGACAACCTGGCCGGGGGGCCCGAGCTCGCCCCGGCCGACCCCGTGCTGCGCAAGCTGTCAGGCCAGGTGAAGCTGGAGTTCGAACGGGCGTTCATGTTCTACTTGCCGCGCATCTGCGAGCACTGCCTCAACCCCTCCTGCGTGGCCTCCTGCCCGTCGGGCGCGCTGTACAAGCGGTCGGAGGACGGCATCGTCCTGGTGGACCAGGACCGCTGCCGGGGCTGGCGGATGTGCGTGACCGGCTGCCCGTACAAGAAGGTGTACTTCAACCACCGCACCGGCAAGGCGGAGAAGTGCACGTTCTGCTACCCGCGTGTCGAGGTCGGCATCCCCACCGTCTGCTCGGAGACATGCGTGGGCCGCCTGCGCTACATCGGCCTCATCCTGTACGACGCCGACCGCGTCACCGAGGCGGCCTCCGTTCCTGACCAGAAGGACCTGTTCGAGGCGCAGAAGAGCGTCATGCTCGATCCGCACGACCCCGAAGTGATCACCGCCGCCCGCGCCGCCGGCATCCCCGAGGACTGGCTGGAGGCGGCCCGCCGCTCCCCCATCCACCGGCTGATCTTCGAGTACGGCGTGGCGCTGCCGCTGCACCCGGAATACCGGACGATGCCCATGGTCTGGTACATCCCGCCACTGTCACCTGTGGTGGACGTGCTCGCGGGGACCGGGCATGACGGTGAGGACGCCGGAAACCTGTTCGGCGCCATCGACGCCCTGCGCATCCCCATCGGCTACCTGGCCGAGCTGTTCACCGCCGGCGATCCGGAGCCGGTGCGGGCGGTGCTGCGCCGGCTGGCCGCGATGCGCTCCTACATGCGCCGCATCAACTTGGGCCAGGATCGGGACGAGTTGATCGCCACAGCCGTGGGAATGAGCGGCGAGCAGGTCGAAGGCATGCACCGGCTGCTGGCCCTGGCCCCCTACGACGAGCGGTACGTCATTCCCAAGGCCCACGCCGAGCAGGGCGAGCAATTGGAGGAACTGGCCACCGGCTGCAGCCTCGACTACGAAGGCGGCCCGGGTATGAACGGCCCGTTCGGCGAAGCGTCCGGCATGCCCGCCCCGGTGGCGGTGGAGAACTTCCACGCCCTGCGCGAGCGGCAGACAGGCGAGGACCTGGACGATGCCGGCGAACTGCACGGCCGCGTCAACCTCCTCAACTGGGACGGCAAAGGCACACCAGACGGATTGTTCCCCAGGAGGAAGAAATGAGCGCCGACGTACGTACCGCCCACATGGTGGCCTCGGTGCTGCTCGGCTATCCCGACGAACGGCTGTACGACGGGCTCGGCGTGCTGGCGAAGGCGGTGGACGGGCTGCAGGCGGGTGAGGCGCGCGAGCGGCTGTCGGCCTTCCTCGCCCATGTGGCCGCCACCTATCCCGCCGAACTGGCCGCGCA
This window encodes:
- the narH gene encoding nitrate reductase subunit beta, with product MRVMAQLAMVMNLDKCIGCHTCSVTCKQAWTNRAGTEYVWFNNVETRPGQGYPRTYQDQDRWKGGWELNRRGRLRLKAGGRLKKLFSIFANPLMPAIQDYYEPWTYDYDQLFSAPMQADTPVARPRSLITGEPTKISWSANWDDNLAGGPELAPADPVLRKLSGQVKLEFERAFMFYLPRICEHCLNPSCVASCPSGALYKRSEDGIVLVDQDRCRGWRMCVTGCPYKKVYFNHRTGKAEKCTFCYPRVEVGIPTVCSETCVGRLRYIGLILYDADRVTEAASVPDQKDLFEAQKSVMLDPHDPEVITAARAAGIPEDWLEAARRSPIHRLIFEYGVALPLHPEYRTMPMVWYIPPLSPVVDVLAGTGHDGEDAGNLFGAIDALRIPIGYLAELFTAGDPEPVRAVLRRLAAMRSYMRRINLGQDRDELIATAVGMSGEQVEGMHRLLALAPYDERYVIPKAHAEQGEQLEELATGCSLDYEGGPGMNGPFGEASGMPAPVAVENFHALRERQTGEDLDDAGELHGRVNLLNWDGKGTPDGLFPRRKK